The following are from one region of the Erwinia billingiae Eb661 genome:
- the amiA gene encoding N-acetylmuramoyl-L-alanine amidase AmiA, with protein sequence MKKFGQMTPLTSRRQLLLSGLALVLLANKPARAKEESASLKLASARAKANTPPPPSANGKKIVMIDPGHGGIDSGAVGEEGSEEKHVVLEIANHIRTMLNDHPHIEARLTRESDHFIPLGERVEIAHQHGANLFMSIHADGFTSPDANGASVFALSNRGASSSMARYLSQRENAADDVGGVKAADKDHYLQQVLFDLVQTDTIKNSLTLGKHVLGQIRPVHHLHSQHTEQAAFAVLKSPSIPSVLVETSFITNPAEERLLGTTAFRQKIATAIVGGIVSYFNEFDANNRRPS encoded by the coding sequence ATGAAAAAGTTTGGCCAGATGACCCCGTTAACTTCCCGACGTCAGCTGCTGCTTTCCGGCCTGGCGTTGGTTTTACTGGCCAATAAACCGGCAAGGGCGAAAGAGGAAAGCGCGTCGCTAAAACTCGCTTCGGCACGGGCTAAAGCCAACACCCCGCCACCGCCGTCCGCCAACGGCAAAAAAATCGTGATGATCGATCCGGGCCACGGCGGCATTGACTCCGGTGCGGTGGGCGAAGAGGGTTCCGAAGAGAAACATGTAGTGCTGGAAATTGCCAATCATATCCGCACCATGCTCAACGACCATCCGCATATCGAAGCGCGGCTCACCCGCGAGTCCGACCACTTTATTCCGTTGGGTGAACGTGTCGAAATCGCCCATCAGCACGGCGCGAACCTGTTTATGTCGATCCACGCCGACGGCTTTACCAGCCCCGATGCCAACGGGGCTTCGGTGTTTGCCCTGTCCAATCGCGGGGCCAGCAGCAGCATGGCGCGCTACCTGTCGCAGCGTGAAAATGCCGCCGATGACGTCGGTGGCGTCAAAGCCGCCGATAAAGACCACTATCTGCAGCAGGTGCTGTTCGACCTGGTACAGACCGACACCATCAAAAACAGCCTGACGCTGGGCAAACACGTGCTGGGCCAAATTCGTCCGGTGCATCACCTGCACAGCCAGCATACCGAACAGGCGGCGTTTGCCGTGCTGAAGTCCCCGTCGATCCCGTCGGTGTTAGTGGAAACCTCCTTTATTACCAACCCGGCTGAGGAGCGTCTGTTAGGCACCACCGCCTTCCGGCAAAAAATCGCCACGGCGATTGTCGGCGGCATCGTCAGCTACTTTAATGAGTTCGATGCCAATAACAGACGCCCCAGCTGA
- the hemF gene encoding oxygen-dependent coproporphyrinogen oxidase, translating into MNAPDLAQVKQFLLTLQDSICQQLAKADGKANFEEDSWDREGGGGGRSRVLRNGAIFEQAGVNFSHVHGDQMPASATAHRPELAGRSFEAMGVSLVIHPENPYLPTSHANVRFFIAEKPGADPVWWFGGGFDMTPYYGFAEDAVHWHQTASDLCQPFGEEVYPRYKKWCDDYFFIKHRNEQRGIGGLFFDDLNTPDFDHCFRFTQAVGEGFLQAYLPIIERRKGLSWGERERDFQLYRRGRYVEFNLVWDRGTLFGLQTGGRTESILMSMPPLVRWEYDYAPQPGTPEAALYTDFLPVKDWI; encoded by the coding sequence ATGAACGCACCCGACCTCGCCCAGGTGAAGCAGTTTCTGCTCACATTACAGGACAGCATTTGCCAGCAGTTAGCCAAGGCTGACGGCAAGGCAAATTTTGAAGAAGACAGCTGGGACCGCGAAGGCGGTGGTGGCGGTCGCAGCCGCGTGCTGCGCAACGGCGCGATATTCGAGCAGGCCGGCGTTAACTTCTCCCACGTTCATGGCGATCAAATGCCGGCGTCTGCCACCGCACACCGCCCGGAGCTTGCAGGCCGCAGCTTTGAAGCGATGGGCGTGTCGCTGGTGATCCACCCGGAAAACCCCTATCTGCCGACCAGCCATGCCAACGTGCGCTTCTTCATTGCCGAGAAGCCCGGTGCCGATCCGGTGTGGTGGTTTGGCGGCGGGTTTGATATGACCCCGTATTACGGCTTCGCGGAAGACGCCGTACACTGGCACCAGACCGCCAGCGATCTATGTCAGCCGTTTGGTGAAGAGGTCTATCCACGCTATAAAAAATGGTGCGACGACTACTTCTTTATCAAGCATCGCAACGAGCAGCGCGGTATTGGCGGGCTGTTCTTTGACGACCTGAACACCCCTGACTTCGACCATTGCTTCCGCTTTACTCAGGCGGTGGGTGAAGGCTTTTTGCAGGCCTACCTGCCAATAATCGAACGCCGCAAGGGGTTAAGCTGGGGCGAACGTGAGCGGGATTTCCAGCTGTACCGCCGTGGCCGCTACGTTGAATTCAACCTGGTGTGGGATCGCGGGACTTTATTTGGTCTGCAAACCGGTGGGCGAACCGAGTCGATTCTGATGTCGATGCCGCCGCTGGTACGCTGGGAGTATGACTACGCGCCGCAGCCTGGCACCCCGGAAGCCGCGCTCTATACCGATTTCCTGCCGGTGAAAGACTGGATTTAA
- the maeB gene encoding NADP-dependent oxaloacetate-decarboxylating malate dehydrogenase translates to MDEQLKQSALDFHQFPVPGKIQVSPTKPLATQRDLALAYSPGVAAPCLEIAADPLAAFKYTARGNLVAVISNGTAVLGLGNIGALAGKPVMEGKGVLFKKFAGIDVFDIEIDELDPDKLINVIAALEPTFGGINLEDIKAPECFYIEKTLRERMNIPVFHDDQHGTAIICTAAVLNGLRVVKKTISDVRLVVSGAGASAIACMNLLVALGMQKHNIVVCDSKGVIYQGREANMAETKAAYAVQDSGKRTLNEVIEGADIFLGCSGPGVMSQEMVKKMARDPLILALANPEPEILPPLAKAVRPDAIICTGRSDYPNQVNNVLCFPFIFRGALDVGATAINEEMKLAAVHAIAELALAEQSDVVASAYGDEELAFGPDYLIPKPFDPRLIVQIAPAVAQAAMDSGVATRPIEDMDAYREKLSEFVYKTNLFMKPIFSQARKDPKRIVLAEGEEARVLHATQELVSLGLAKPILIGRPSVIDMRLKKLGLKIEAGKDFDVVNNESDPRFKAYWSEYYQIMKRRGVSPEQAQRAVIGNPTLIGAIMVHRGEADALICGTIGDFKEHYDVIEKLFGFREGVRVAGAMNALLLPAGNTFIADTYVNEDPTPEQLCELTLMAAETVRRFGIEPKVALLSHSSFGTSNAPAACKMRETLALVKARAPELEIDGEMHGDAALVESIRQELMPDSPLKGAANILIMPNVEAARISYNLLRVSCSEGVTVGPVLMGIAKPVHVLTPIASVRRIVNMVALAVVEAQTAPL, encoded by the coding sequence ATGGACGAACAACTGAAGCAGAGTGCGCTCGATTTTCATCAGTTCCCGGTTCCGGGAAAAATTCAGGTCTCACCGACGAAACCCCTGGCAACACAACGCGATCTGGCACTGGCTTACTCGCCGGGCGTGGCGGCACCCTGTCTGGAAATTGCCGCCGATCCGCTGGCCGCCTTTAAGTACACCGCGCGGGGAAATCTGGTGGCGGTGATCTCTAACGGCACCGCGGTACTGGGGCTGGGCAATATCGGTGCGCTGGCAGGTAAGCCGGTGATGGAAGGGAAGGGCGTGCTGTTTAAAAAGTTCGCCGGCATCGACGTGTTCGATATCGAAATTGATGAACTGGATCCCGACAAGCTGATCAACGTGATTGCCGCGCTGGAGCCGACCTTTGGCGGCATCAATCTGGAAGATATCAAAGCGCCCGAGTGCTTCTATATCGAAAAAACGCTGCGTGAGCGGATGAATATTCCGGTGTTCCATGACGATCAGCACGGCACCGCCATTATCTGTACTGCCGCGGTACTCAACGGGCTGCGGGTGGTGAAGAAAACCATTTCCGACGTGCGGCTGGTGGTTTCGGGCGCCGGTGCGTCCGCCATCGCCTGCATGAATTTGCTGGTGGCGTTGGGAATGCAAAAACACAACATCGTGGTCTGCGATTCCAAAGGGGTGATTTACCAGGGCCGTGAAGCGAATATGGCGGAAACCAAGGCGGCGTATGCGGTGCAGGACAGCGGCAAACGCACGCTGAATGAGGTGATTGAAGGGGCCGATATCTTCCTGGGCTGTTCGGGTCCCGGCGTGATGTCGCAGGAGATGGTAAAAAAAATGGCGCGCGATCCGCTGATCCTTGCGCTGGCCAATCCGGAACCTGAAATTCTGCCGCCGCTGGCAAAAGCGGTGCGGCCGGATGCCATTATCTGCACCGGACGTTCCGACTATCCCAACCAGGTGAATAACGTGCTGTGCTTCCCGTTTATTTTCCGTGGCGCGCTGGATGTCGGTGCGACGGCGATTAATGAAGAGATGAAGCTGGCTGCGGTGCATGCTATCGCCGAACTGGCGCTGGCAGAGCAGAGTGACGTGGTGGCTTCCGCCTATGGCGATGAAGAACTGGCGTTTGGCCCGGATTACCTGATCCCCAAACCCTTTGATCCGCGGCTGATTGTGCAGATAGCGCCGGCGGTGGCGCAGGCAGCGATGGATTCGGGCGTGGCGACGCGGCCGATCGAGGATATGGACGCCTATCGCGAAAAGCTCAGCGAGTTTGTTTATAAAACCAATCTGTTTATGAAGCCGATCTTTTCGCAGGCACGAAAAGATCCGAAACGGATTGTGCTGGCGGAAGGCGAGGAAGCCAGAGTGCTGCATGCCACCCAGGAACTGGTCTCGCTGGGGCTGGCGAAACCGATCCTGATCGGCCGCCCGAGCGTGATTGACATGCGGCTGAAAAAACTGGGGCTGAAGATTGAAGCCGGAAAGGATTTTGACGTGGTAAATAACGAATCCGATCCGCGTTTTAAAGCCTACTGGAGTGAGTATTACCAGATTATGAAGCGGCGCGGCGTCTCGCCGGAACAGGCCCAGCGCGCGGTGATCGGCAACCCGACGCTGATTGGTGCAATCATGGTACATCGCGGTGAAGCGGATGCGCTGATCTGCGGCACCATTGGCGACTTTAAAGAGCATTACGACGTAATCGAAAAGCTGTTTGGCTTCCGCGAAGGCGTCAGGGTCGCCGGAGCGATGAACGCGCTGCTGCTGCCTGCCGGCAATACCTTTATCGCCGATACCTACGTCAATGAGGATCCCACGCCGGAACAGCTGTGCGAGCTGACGCTGATGGCGGCGGAAACCGTGCGCCGGTTTGGTATCGAACCGAAAGTTGCGCTGCTCTCACACTCCAGCTTCGGCACCTCCAACGCACCGGCCGCCTGTAAGATGCGGGAAACACTGGCGCTGGTGAAAGCGCGCGCGCCGGAGCTGGAAATAGACGGTGAGATGCATGGCGATGCGGCGTTAGTGGAAAGCATCCGTCAGGAGTTGATGCCGGACAGCCCGTTAAAAGGCGCGGCGAATATCCTGATTATGCCGAACGTTGAGGCGGCGCGGATCAGCTACAACCTGCTGCGCGTGTCCTGTTCGGAAGGGGTGACCGTCGGTCCGGTACTGATGGGGATTGCCAAACCGGTGCATGTGCTGACGCCAATCGCCTCGGTCAGGCGTATCGTCAATATGGTGGCGTTGGCGGTGGTTGAGGCGCAAACGGCACCGTTATAA
- a CDS encoding sugar-binding transcriptional regulator — MEKNSPSQDTELLTEIAVAYYQDEITQEEIARKFGISRIKVGRLLKRAKEEGIVEINVRYHPVFSTRLEQQLLERFPLQRALIALDYQDEEEQRRQVAALVSAHLAQTLKDNAVVAVGQGRNIAAVADHPGNVPIRNCHFISGIGGTHRPGDAINADHISRRLARKFGGISETLYAPAYVENRALKESFMQNGTIKETLDRARKADIALVGIGDMNENSYMVKLGWFTPHEIIDASLNQGVTGDVAGYDFFNAQGQHVDTVMNDRVIGLSIEELRKIPCVIAIASENTKAMAILGALRTGAIDIIASSAQNIRTLLNMTK, encoded by the coding sequence ATGGAAAAGAACTCGCCTTCTCAGGATACAGAACTGCTGACGGAAATTGCCGTTGCCTACTATCAGGACGAAATTACCCAGGAAGAGATCGCGCGTAAATTCGGTATTTCCCGCATCAAAGTGGGTCGCTTGCTTAAGCGGGCCAAGGAAGAGGGCATTGTTGAAATCAACGTGCGCTATCACCCGGTGTTCAGTACCCGCCTGGAACAGCAGCTGCTGGAGCGTTTTCCGCTGCAACGTGCCTTAATCGCTTTGGATTATCAGGATGAAGAAGAGCAGCGCCGTCAGGTTGCGGCGCTGGTTTCCGCGCATCTGGCGCAGACGCTGAAGGATAACGCGGTGGTCGCCGTGGGACAGGGACGCAATATCGCCGCGGTGGCCGATCATCCCGGCAACGTGCCGATCCGCAACTGCCACTTTATCAGCGGCATTGGCGGCACCCATCGTCCTGGCGATGCGATCAACGCCGACCATATCAGCCGCCGCCTGGCGCGCAAGTTCGGCGGCATCAGCGAAACGCTGTATGCCCCGGCCTACGTGGAAAACCGCGCGCTGAAAGAGTCCTTTATGCAGAACGGCACCATTAAAGAGACCCTCGATCGCGCCCGCAAAGCCGATATTGCGCTGGTCGGCATTGGTGACATGAACGAGAACAGCTATATGGTGAAGCTCGGCTGGTTTACGCCGCATGAAATTATTGATGCCAGCCTGAATCAGGGCGTCACCGGGGATGTGGCGGGCTATGACTTCTTTAATGCGCAGGGCCAGCACGTTGATACGGTGATGAACGATCGGGTGATCGGTTTGAGTATCGAAGAGCTGCGCAAAATACCCTGCGTGATTGCCATCGCCTCGGAAAATACCAAAGCCATGGCCATTCTTGGCGCGTTAAGAACCGGCGCTATCGATATTATTGCCAGCTCGGCGCAGAACATTCGCACCTTGCTGAATATGACCAAGTAA
- a CDS encoding phosphogluconate dehydrogenase C-terminal domain-containing protein, with protein sequence MSTQLKTITVIGAGGKMGMRISANLQKSDYQVFYCESAPQAQEQVTAQGRELSAAESVVPVSDVVILAVPDIVLGKVSEIVVPQMKTGGILLTLDPAAAYANLIAQRDGIEYAVAHPCHPSVFLERYTKEEHADAFGGVAAIQHIAASYETGSDAQKAELSKVVSVMYGPVEEVHWVTVKQLAYLEPTLVETVACMVGAFMKEALDETVKHSGVPEAAAKAMLYGHIQIALAVAFRATNPFSDACMIAMEYGREKIVKPDWKQIFDEKELDIVIARMLKIDAIRR encoded by the coding sequence ATGAGCACACAATTAAAAACAATTACCGTTATTGGCGCCGGCGGCAAAATGGGCATGCGCATCTCAGCCAATCTGCAAAAAAGTGATTATCAGGTCTTCTATTGTGAGAGCGCGCCACAGGCGCAGGAACAGGTCACCGCCCAGGGCCGTGAACTGTCAGCCGCTGAATCGGTGGTGCCGGTCAGTGATGTGGTGATCCTCGCGGTGCCGGACATCGTGTTGGGCAAAGTGTCTGAAATCGTGGTGCCGCAGATGAAAACCGGCGGCATCCTGTTAACGCTGGATCCGGCTGCCGCCTATGCCAACCTGATCGCCCAGCGCGACGGCATTGAGTACGCGGTTGCGCACCCTTGCCATCCCTCGGTATTCCTCGAGCGTTACACCAAAGAAGAACATGCCGATGCGTTCGGGGGTGTGGCCGCCATCCAGCACATTGCCGCATCCTATGAGACCGGCAGCGACGCGCAAAAAGCCGAGCTGAGCAAGGTGGTCAGCGTGATGTACGGCCCGGTTGAGGAAGTGCACTGGGTGACGGTGAAGCAGCTGGCCTATCTGGAGCCAACGTTAGTGGAAACCGTGGCCTGTATGGTCGGTGCCTTTATGAAAGAAGCGCTGGACGAAACGGTCAAGCATTCTGGCGTGCCGGAAGCCGCTGCGAAAGCGATGCTCTACGGACATATTCAGATTGCGCTGGCGGTGGCTTTCCGCGCCACCAACCCGTTCTCGGATGCCTGCATGATCGCCATGGAATATGGCCGTGAGAAGATTGTGAAACCCGACTGGAAGCAGATTTTTGACGAGAAAGAGTTGGATATCGTCATTGCCCGTATGCTGAAAATTGACGCAATCCGCCGCTAA
- a CDS encoding sugar phosphate isomerase/epimerase family protein, which yields MATGLSTYAYFWRMSEKVPAPMTLQQVLQHTAEMGVSLFQICDYPQIESWSAAQLQALRQQADQLGMALELGTRGLQAGHLQRYLELADALEVTVLRSMFNSATSRPTLAEAGAMIETVLPKFEQQQVKLCLETYEQVRSADMMSVINRFDSPSLGVCLDPANCVAALELPEQVIENTVDRVLNLHVKDFAFSRQDGWVGFTLAGSPMGEGLLNYRQLIERVRPDSRGINQIVEHWLPWQQDAQRTCQLEQQWTQQSVDYLAKHQFQE from the coding sequence ATGGCAACAGGCTTAAGCACCTACGCCTATTTCTGGCGGATGTCAGAAAAAGTCCCGGCACCGATGACCCTGCAACAGGTCCTGCAGCACACGGCTGAGATGGGCGTGTCGCTGTTCCAGATTTGCGACTATCCGCAGATTGAGAGCTGGAGCGCGGCGCAGCTTCAGGCGCTGCGGCAGCAGGCTGACCAGCTGGGCATGGCGCTTGAGCTGGGCACGCGTGGCCTGCAGGCCGGGCATCTGCAACGCTACCTCGAACTGGCCGATGCGCTTGAGGTCACCGTGTTGCGGTCGATGTTCAACAGCGCGACGTCACGACCGACGCTGGCCGAAGCGGGCGCGATGATCGAAACCGTGCTGCCAAAATTTGAGCAGCAGCAGGTCAAACTCTGTCTGGAAACCTACGAGCAGGTGCGCAGCGCCGACATGATGTCGGTGATCAACCGCTTCGACTCCCCGTCTCTGGGCGTATGTCTCGATCCGGCCAACTGCGTGGCCGCGCTGGAACTGCCTGAACAGGTGATTGAAAACACCGTCGATCGGGTACTGAACCTGCATGTCAAAGATTTTGCTTTCTCGCGTCAGGATGGCTGGGTCGGCTTTACCCTCGCCGGCAGTCCGATGGGCGAAGGCTTACTGAATTATCGCCAGCTGATTGAGCGCGTGCGCCCGGACAGCAGAGGCATCAACCAAATCGTCGAGCACTGGTTACCCTGGCAGCAGGATGCGCAACGCACCTGCCAGCTGGAACAGCAGTGGACTCAACAAAGCGTCGATTATTTAGCGAAACATCAATTCCAGGAGTGA
- a CDS encoding triose-phosphate isomerase family protein: protein MTQPRITLGVSLKMYFSYQQTLAWSQAVAAIARNHPAIISGEVALFVLPAFPALPPVLEAFAGSNVLVGAQDLCQEDNGAWTGEVSGAMLAEMGCGFAEIGHAERRRYFAEDDRLIAAKLAASLRNGLTPVLCLGEPEQGTSQEAIAVCRQQLDAYLLTARQQQLSGHIVLAYEPQWAIGAATSAPDDFIAEVCHGLRAFSGLGEFTFSVIYGGSAGPGLLRRLGHHVDGLFLGRFAHQPVALASIIDEAAELATSQEAAWQQA from the coding sequence ATGACACAGCCGCGTATAACGCTGGGCGTTAGCCTGAAGATGTATTTCAGCTATCAGCAGACGCTGGCGTGGAGTCAGGCGGTCGCGGCCATTGCCCGCAACCATCCGGCAATAATCAGTGGTGAGGTGGCGCTGTTTGTCCTGCCCGCGTTTCCCGCGTTGCCGCCGGTGCTTGAGGCATTTGCCGGCAGCAATGTGCTGGTCGGTGCGCAGGATCTGTGTCAGGAAGATAACGGTGCCTGGACCGGTGAAGTCAGCGGCGCGATGCTGGCGGAAATGGGCTGTGGCTTCGCCGAAATCGGTCATGCCGAGCGCCGTCGCTACTTTGCCGAAGACGACAGGCTGATTGCCGCCAAGCTGGCCGCTTCGCTGCGCAATGGCCTGACGCCGGTGCTCTGTCTGGGGGAGCCAGAACAGGGCACCAGTCAGGAGGCGATTGCCGTTTGTCGTCAGCAGCTGGACGCTTATCTGCTGACGGCCCGCCAGCAACAGCTTTCCGGCCACATCGTTCTGGCCTATGAACCGCAGTGGGCGATTGGCGCGGCCACCTCCGCGCCCGACGATTTTATCGCTGAGGTCTGCCACGGCCTGCGTGCGTTCAGCGGGCTGGGGGAATTCACCTTCAGCGTGATTTATGGCGGCAGCGCGGGGCCGGGCTTATTACGCCGTCTGGGTCACCACGTTGACGGTTTGTTCCTTGGACGCTTTGCCCATCAGCCGGTGGCACTGGCGTCAATTATTGATGAAGCCGCCGAACTGGCTACATCTCAGGAGGCAGCATGGCAACAGGCTTAA
- a CDS encoding dihydroxyacetone kinase family protein has translation MTYLFNQPSAFANELIEGFVAANADKVRQVAGGVVRSTRSKPGCVAIVIGGGSGHYPAFSGLVGQGMAHGAAMGNLFASPSAQQIYNVARAADNGGGVLLAFGNYAGDVLHFGQACERLKSEGIPCELLAVTDDISSASLSEQEKRRGVAGDLAVFKAVAAAAEAGYSLAEVTRLARHANHRTRSLGVAFSGCTLPGASQPLFEVAHGTMALGMGIHGEPGISECAIPPADTLAELFVEHLLKECPQEIGEPRGQRVAAILNGLGSVKYEELFVVYRRVAQLLKDAGLEVVEPEVGEFVTSFNMAGASLTLVWLDDELETFWRAPANAPAFRKGSVLVAEPLSAAELILPQVDEVPNASQASQQSARCVLAVVKAMAEVIYQHEEELGRIDAVAGDGDHGIGMARGVTGAVEKAVEMHQRHAGAGTLLCRAADAWADKAGGTSGALWGVALTAIGSALGDTESPNAHRVALGVQHAKEGIMHFGKAKVGDKTLVDVLVPFSETLSARVEAGDSLNDAWAAAARQATLSAEATRQMVPKMGRARPLAEKSVGTPDAGAVSLALIVNRIHQQLTAQTEARLQGVH, from the coding sequence ATGACCTATCTCTTTAACCAACCCTCTGCGTTTGCCAATGAACTGATCGAAGGGTTTGTGGCGGCGAATGCGGACAAAGTGCGTCAGGTGGCGGGCGGCGTGGTGCGCAGCACGCGCAGCAAGCCGGGCTGCGTGGCGATTGTTATCGGCGGCGGCTCCGGGCACTACCCGGCATTTTCTGGCCTGGTCGGGCAGGGGATGGCGCACGGTGCGGCGATGGGTAACCTGTTTGCCTCACCTTCCGCTCAGCAGATTTATAACGTGGCCCGCGCGGCCGACAATGGCGGCGGCGTATTGCTGGCGTTCGGCAACTATGCCGGCGATGTGCTGCATTTTGGCCAGGCCTGTGAGCGCCTGAAATCCGAAGGCATTCCCTGTGAACTGCTGGCGGTCACCGACGATATCTCCAGCGCATCGCTGTCCGAGCAGGAAAAGCGACGCGGCGTCGCCGGTGATTTAGCGGTATTTAAAGCCGTTGCCGCCGCGGCTGAAGCGGGTTACTCGCTGGCCGAGGTTACCCGGCTGGCACGCCATGCCAACCACCGCACCCGTTCCCTCGGCGTGGCCTTTTCCGGCTGTACGCTGCCCGGCGCCAGCCAGCCGCTGTTTGAAGTGGCGCACGGCACCATGGCACTCGGCATGGGCATTCACGGCGAACCGGGCATCAGCGAATGTGCCATTCCACCGGCCGATACGCTGGCGGAGCTGTTTGTTGAGCACCTGCTGAAAGAGTGTCCGCAAGAGATTGGCGAACCGCGCGGTCAGCGCGTGGCGGCGATCCTCAACGGCCTTGGCTCGGTAAAATATGAAGAGTTGTTTGTGGTCTATCGCCGCGTTGCCCAGCTGTTGAAAGACGCCGGACTGGAAGTGGTTGAACCCGAGGTGGGTGAATTTGTCACCAGCTTCAATATGGCCGGCGCGTCATTAACCCTGGTGTGGCTGGATGACGAGCTGGAAACCTTCTGGCGCGCGCCGGCCAATGCCCCGGCCTTCCGCAAAGGCAGCGTGCTGGTGGCTGAACCGCTGAGCGCAGCCGAACTGATTTTGCCGCAGGTGGATGAGGTCCCGAACGCCTCGCAAGCGTCACAACAGTCCGCGCGCTGCGTGCTGGCGGTGGTGAAGGCGATGGCAGAGGTTATCTATCAGCATGAAGAAGAGCTAGGCCGCATCGATGCGGTGGCCGGTGACGGCGACCACGGCATTGGTATGGCGCGCGGCGTGACCGGGGCGGTGGAAAAGGCGGTCGAAATGCACCAGCGCCACGCGGGCGCCGGCACCTTACTTTGCCGCGCGGCCGATGCCTGGGCGGATAAAGCCGGTGGCACCTCGGGCGCATTGTGGGGCGTGGCGTTAACCGCTATTGGCTCCGCGCTGGGTGACACTGAGTCGCCGAATGCGCATCGCGTGGCGTTGGGCGTGCAGCATGCCAAAGAGGGCATCATGCACTTTGGTAAGGCGAAGGTCGGCGATAAAACCCTGGTCGATGTGCTGGTGCCGTTCAGCGAAACGCTGAGCGCCCGCGTTGAGGCCGGTGACTCGCTGAATGACGCCTGGGCCGCCGCCGCCAGGCAGGCGACGCTGAGTGCCGAAGCCACCCGTCAAATGGTGCCGAAAATGGGCCGCGCCCGCCCGCTGGCCGAAAAAAGCGTCGGCACGCCGGATGCCGGTGCCGTCTCACTGGCGCTGATCGTTAACAGAATTCATCAACAGTTGACCGCGCAGACCGAAGCCCGCCTGCAGGGAGTGCACTGA
- a CDS encoding MFS transporter, with amino-acid sequence MTTHLQSAVEKSAIRKVSLRLVPFVALMFFINFLDRTAISFAGPNGMSEDLGLHAAQFGLASGIFFIGYILLEVPSNLALHRFGARKWLARIMVSWGIVSLLFTWVSSVEGLYTLRMLLGVAEAGFFPGAILFLSMWVPARHRSKVLSLFYLAQPLTVVFGAPLAAALIEQHGLFGLSGWRVMFLGVSIPAIVIGIVTWFYLADSPRQAKWLNAEEKAWLSSELEKERDQKQGNAHPGLRSVLFNGRVWMLCLIYFGFIYGLYALAFFLPTIISGFQQQFGTSFNVIEKGLITGVPYIFAAVVMFFWSRDASRRGCKTWHIALPALTGAISVPLALYMDSPMATILVISITASSIFAALPNFWTLPTQFLTGASAAAAIALINTLGNVAGFSAGYLTGMLKDATGSYTVSMMVVGGFMLLSAVLMLLLNAKRSGMQSARLSQEPSQ; translated from the coding sequence ATGACAACTCATCTGCAATCGGCCGTCGAAAAATCGGCTATCCGCAAAGTCTCACTGCGGTTGGTGCCCTTTGTGGCGCTGATGTTTTTCATCAACTTCCTTGACCGCACGGCGATCTCTTTCGCCGGGCCAAACGGCATGAGCGAGGATCTGGGGCTGCACGCCGCGCAGTTCGGCCTCGCCTCGGGCATCTTCTTTATTGGCTATATCCTGCTGGAGGTGCCAAGCAACCTTGCGCTGCATCGCTTCGGCGCACGCAAGTGGCTGGCGAGGATCATGGTCAGCTGGGGCATCGTCTCGTTACTGTTTACCTGGGTAAGCAGCGTCGAAGGCCTGTACACCTTGCGGATGCTGCTGGGCGTGGCGGAAGCCGGCTTCTTCCCCGGCGCCATTCTGTTCCTGAGCATGTGGGTACCGGCGCGCCATCGCAGCAAGGTGCTGTCGCTGTTCTATCTGGCGCAGCCGTTGACGGTGGTGTTTGGTGCACCGCTGGCCGCCGCGCTGATCGAACAGCATGGCCTGTTTGGTTTATCCGGCTGGCGGGTGATGTTCCTTGGCGTGTCGATCCCGGCCATCGTCATCGGCATCGTCACCTGGTTCTATCTGGCCGACTCGCCGCGTCAGGCTAAGTGGCTTAACGCCGAAGAAAAAGCGTGGCTGAGCAGCGAGCTGGAAAAAGAGCGTGACCAGAAGCAGGGCAACGCCCATCCAGGCCTGCGCAGCGTGCTGTTTAATGGCCGCGTGTGGATGCTGTGCCTGATCTACTTCGGCTTCATCTATGGCCTGTACGCGCTGGCCTTCTTCCTGCCAACCATTATCTCTGGCTTCCAGCAGCAGTTCGGCACCTCGTTTAACGTGATTGAGAAAGGGCTGATTACCGGCGTGCCGTACATCTTTGCGGCGGTGGTGATGTTCTTCTGGTCGCGTGATGCGTCACGTCGTGGCTGCAAAACCTGGCATATCGCGCTGCCGGCCCTGACCGGTGCCATCAGCGTGCCGCTGGCGCTGTATATGGACTCGCCGATGGCGACCATTCTGGTGATTTCCATCACCGCCAGCTCAATCTTTGCTGCCTTACCTAACTTCTGGACTTTACCTACGCAGTTCCTGACCGGCGCTTCAGCAGCCGCGGCGATTGCCCTGATTAACACGCTGGGCAACGTGGCCGGATTCTCTGCGGGCTATCTGACCGGGATGCTAAAAGACGCCACCGGCAGCTACACCGTGTCGATGATGGTGGTCGGCGGCTTTATGTTGCTCTCCGCCGTGTTGATGCTGTTGCTCAACGCCAAACGTTCAGGAATGCAGTCTGCCCGTCTTTCACAGGAGCCTTCACAATGA